In the Brevundimonas mediterranea genome, GCCAGACCCGGCGGCAGGTCCAGCGGCGGACCGCCCTGGACGACGGGCGCACAGGCGGCGGATGCGCTGAGCGTCAGTGCGGCGAACAGGCGTTTCATGGGCGTTCACTCCTCCCGCCGTCTGTGAACCGCGTCCCTCCGCTCATCCAGTGAACATTGGTTTATGTAAGTGAATTCGCCGTAAGTCGCCGAAGAGCTGGTTTCTTCAATCCAGCTTCAGCGCCTCGGCCAGCAGCCTAGCCTCGGCGGCGCGGCTGGAGCCGGAGCGCCAGGCGACGACGATTTCGCGGTGGGGCGGGACGCCGTCGGCCTGGTTCTCGAAGGCGCGGATGACGACCGAAGGCGTGTCGGCCAGGCCGGCCTGAACCGCCATCTTGGGCAGGAAGCTGACCCCCAGGCCCGAGCCGACCATCTGGATCAGGGTGTGCAGGCTGGTGGCGGCGAAGACGTCGTCGCCGCGCGGGGCCTCGATGTCCAGCGCCGCCAGGGCGTGGTCGCGCAGGCAGTGGCCGTCTTCCAGCAGGATCAGGTCCTCGGCCCGCAGCGAACCGGGCCGGATCGGGCCTGGCGCGGCCAGGGCGTGGTCGTGGGGGGCGGCGGCCATGATCTCGTCGTCGCCGATCCGGGCGTGTTCGACCCCCGGCGCGTCGTAGGGCAGGGCGATGACGGCGGCGTCGATCTGGCCCGCCTTCAGGGCGGCGATCAGGCGCGGCGTCAGGTCCTCACGGATGAACAGCTTCAGGTTCGGATAGGCGATCTTCAGCGACGGCAGTTTGGCGGGCAGCAGGAAGGGGGCCACGGTCGGGATGACGCCCAGGCGGAACCGGCCTGACAGCAGCCGGCCGGCGTTCTTGGCTGCCTCGACTAGGTCCTCGGTCCGCGCCAGCACGTCCTCGGCCCGGCGCACGGCCTCGACCCCCACCGCAGTCATGATGACGGCGCCGCGCGCGCGCTCGACCACGGGGGCGCCCAGGATCCGTTCCAGCTCCTGCACCCCGGCGCTGAGGGCGGGCTGGCTGACGTGGGCGGCCTCGGCGGCGCGGGAGAAGCTGCCGTGTTCGGCGAGAAGCTTCAGATACTGGAGTTGACGCAGGGTGGGGAGCATTTGGGACGAATAGGACCGGTCTATACAAAAATCAAAGATAATCGATTGGCTTTATGAAGCTGGGCTGCGCATGAATAGCCATGTCAGCCGAGGGGCTATCGTCAACACGCCCGCCGCATCGCGCCATCACAGGGAAGACCGCCATGACCACCGAAGCCAAATGCCCGTTCTCAGGCGCGACGACAGAGTCGGTCGCCGGGGGCGGGGTCCAGAACCGCGACTGGTGGCCGGGGCAGCTGCGCACCGACCTGCTGAACCAGCATTCGTCGCGCTCCAACCCGCTGGGCGAGGGGTTCAACTATCGCGAGGCTTTCTCCAAACTGGACTATGAGGCGCTGAAGAACGACCTGCGCCAGCTGATGACCGACTCGCAGGACTGGTGGCCGGCGGACTTCGGCCATTATGGGCCCCAGTTCATCCGCATGGCCTGGCACAGCGCGGGCACCTATCGGGTCGGCGACGGACGGGGCGGCGGCGGGCGCGGCCAGCAGAGGTTTGCCCCGCTGAACTCGTGGCCGGACAACGTCAACATCGACAAGTCGCGCCGCCTGCTGTGGCCCATCAAGCAGAAGTACGGCCAGGCCATCTCCTGGGCCGACCTGCTGATCCTGACCGGCAATGTGGCGCTGGAGACCATGGGCTTCCGCACCTTCGGTTTCGCCGGCGGTCGCGAGGACACCTGGGAGCCGGATCAGGACGTCTACTGGGGTCGCGAGACGACCTGGCTGGGCGGCGACGAGCGCTACGCGCGCGGTTCGCACGGCGTGGACAAGCCGGCTGATGAGGCCGTGCTGGTGACCGACGACAACGCGGACGGTCGTGAGCATACTCGCGATCTGGAGAACCCGCTGGCGGCGGTCCAGATGGGCCTGATCTACGTCAACCCGGAAGGCCCGGACGGCAATCCCGACCCGATCGCTGCGGCGCGCGACATCCGCGACACCTTCGCGCGGATGGCGATGAACGACGAGGAGACGGTCGCCCTGATCGCCGGCGGCCACACCTTCGGCAAGACCCACGGCGCCGGCCCGGCCGACCATGTCGGACCCGAGCCCGAGGCCGAAGGCCTGGAGGCGCAGGGCTTGGGCTGGGCCTCCAGCTTCGGCAGCGGAAAGGCCGGGGACGCCATCACCAGCGGCCTGGAGGTGACCTGGACCCAGACCCCGGCCCAGTGGAGCAACTTCTTCTTCGAGAACCTGTTCGCCTTCGAATGGGAGCTGGAGAAGTCGCCGGCCGGGGCCCACCAGTGGGTGGCCAAGGATGCGGGCTTCATCATCCCCGACGCCCATGATCCGTCGAAGATGCGCCGGCCGACCATGCTGACCACCGACCTGTCGCTGCGGTTCGACCCGGAATACGAGAAGATCTCGCGTCGCTTCCTGAACAATCCCCAGGCCTTCGCCGAGGCCTTCGCCCGCGCCTGGTTCAAGCTGACCCACCGCGACCTGGGGCCGCGCTCGCGCTACGTGGGCCCGGAAGTCCCCAAGGAGGAACTGGTCTGGCAGGATCCCGTGCCGGCCGTCGATCATCCGCTGATCGACGCCGGCGATGTGGCCACGTTGAAAGCCCAGGTGCTGGCCACGGGTCTCAGCGTGTCGGAACTGGTCGGCGTGGCCTGGGCCTCGGCCTCGACCTTCCGGGGCGGGGACAAGCGGGGCGGCGCAAACGGCGCGCGCATTCGCCTGGCGCCGCAGAAGGACTGGGCCGTCAATCAGCCCGAGCAGCTGGAGCGGGTGCTGAAGATGCTGGAAGGCGTGCAGTTCGCCTTCAACCAGGCTCAGGTCGGCGGCAAGAAGGTCTCGCTGGCCGACCTGATCGTGCTGGCCGGCGCGGCGGGTGTCGAACAGGCGGCCAGGGCGGCGGGACATGAGGTCGTCGTGCCCTTCACGCCGGGACGGACGGACGCCAGCCAGGCCCAGACCGACGTCGAATCCTTCGGCTATCTGGAGCCGGTCGCTGACGGCTTCCGCAACTATCAGAAGGCCCGCTACGCCGTTCCCGCCGAATCCCTGCTGATCGACCAGGCCCAGCGTCTGACCCTGACCGCGCCCGAGATGACGGCGTTGATCGGGGGGCTGCGCGCCATCAACATCAACGTCGGTGGGGCGACCCACGGGGTGCTGACGGACCGGCCCGGCGCCCTGACCAACGACGTCTTCGTCAACCTGCTGGACATGGACGTGAAGTGGCAGGCGACCTCGGACGCCAAGGCGGTGTTCGAAGGCCGAGACCGCAAGACGGGCGAGGCGAAATGGACCGGCACGCGCGTCGATCTGGTGTTCGGCTCGAACGCCGTGCTGCGCGCCCTGGCCGAGGTCTACGCCGGGTCGGACGGCCAGAAGAAACTGGTCGAGGACTTCGTGGCGGCCTGGGCCCGGGTCATGGAGTTGGACCGGTTCGACCTGCACGGCTGATTTAAGCCGGAGTACAGGCGGCGAGGGGGCGGACGCATGCAGGCGTCCGCCCCCTCGCTGTGTCGGGGATCAGCGCAGCTTGATCTCGAACAGTTGCGGCCACCGTTTGCCGGTGACGAACAGGCGTTTGCCGCCTGCGTCCCAGGCGATGCCGTTCAGGACGTCGTCGTTCGGGTCCAGGCCCGCATCCTGGGGGACCAGGGCCGTCAGGTCGATGAAGGCTTTCACGACGCCGGTCTCGGGATCGATGCGGGCGATGCGGTTGGTCTGCCACAGGTTGGCGAAGACCTCGCCGTCGATCCACTCCAGCTCGTTGATCTGGTCCAGCGGCTCGCCGTCGGCGGTGACGGAGATACGGCCGGTCTCGGCTAGGGTGTCGGGGTCGAGGAAGCGCAGCTGGTCC is a window encoding:
- the katG gene encoding catalase/peroxidase HPI is translated as MTTEAKCPFSGATTESVAGGGVQNRDWWPGQLRTDLLNQHSSRSNPLGEGFNYREAFSKLDYEALKNDLRQLMTDSQDWWPADFGHYGPQFIRMAWHSAGTYRVGDGRGGGGRGQQRFAPLNSWPDNVNIDKSRRLLWPIKQKYGQAISWADLLILTGNVALETMGFRTFGFAGGREDTWEPDQDVYWGRETTWLGGDERYARGSHGVDKPADEAVLVTDDNADGREHTRDLENPLAAVQMGLIYVNPEGPDGNPDPIAAARDIRDTFARMAMNDEETVALIAGGHTFGKTHGAGPADHVGPEPEAEGLEAQGLGWASSFGSGKAGDAITSGLEVTWTQTPAQWSNFFFENLFAFEWELEKSPAGAHQWVAKDAGFIIPDAHDPSKMRRPTMLTTDLSLRFDPEYEKISRRFLNNPQAFAEAFARAWFKLTHRDLGPRSRYVGPEVPKEELVWQDPVPAVDHPLIDAGDVATLKAQVLATGLSVSELVGVAWASASTFRGGDKRGGANGARIRLAPQKDWAVNQPEQLERVLKMLEGVQFAFNQAQVGGKKVSLADLIVLAGAAGVEQAARAAGHEVVVPFTPGRTDASQAQTDVESFGYLEPVADGFRNYQKARYAVPAESLLIDQAQRLTLTAPEMTALIGGLRAININVGGATHGVLTDRPGALTNDVFVNLLDMDVKWQATSDAKAVFEGRDRKTGEAKWTGTRVDLVFGSNAVLRALAEVYAGSDGQKKLVEDFVAAWARVMELDRFDLHG
- a CDS encoding hydrogen peroxide-inducible genes activator; this encodes MLPTLRQLQYLKLLAEHGSFSRAAEAAHVSQPALSAGVQELERILGAPVVERARGAVIMTAVGVEAVRRAEDVLARTEDLVEAAKNAGRLLSGRFRLGVIPTVAPFLLPAKLPSLKIAYPNLKLFIREDLTPRLIAALKAGQIDAAVIALPYDAPGVEHARIGDDEIMAAAPHDHALAAPGPIRPGSLRAEDLILLEDGHCLRDHALAALDIEAPRGDDVFAATSLHTLIQMVGSGLGVSFLPKMAVQAGLADTPSVVIRAFENQADGVPPHREIVVAWRSGSSRAAEARLLAEALKLD